A genome region from Streptomyces pratensis includes the following:
- a CDS encoding ADP-ribosylglycohydrolase family protein, whose translation MSVRLTWVQPEDLVGHELRQAAQDGRDTGDVEQRWYAAGGAPAPERAGASEPSPRRLRALAGRLLDELALLDCPSAGDEPTGLTAIRAACPRWPAPSTEPVSVGPDRLHAAWLGRAAGCLLGKPVEKLPLAGIRALARATGNWPLTTWFTARGLPGELSTAYPWNRRSAPTSLAENIDGMPEDDDLNFPLMTVLLLQRHGRGFSTSDLARLWLDELPAGRVFTAERIAYRNLLDGIEPPDTARHRNPFREWIGAQIRADVHGWTNPGDPGAAAEQAHRDAVLTHTANGVYGAMFTAAALAEAAGGGTDVHGCLAAGLRVVPPRSRYARAVRLGIGTARAERDFDTVVDRLHDAYGPTHHWVHVLPNAALLAAALTHADGDFGRSIGCAVSGGWDTDSNGATAGSLAGLLAGRATALPDHWTAPLKNRLATSVPGFDSVGFDTLAELTCQEVRRP comes from the coding sequence GTGAGCGTACGCCTGACATGGGTCCAGCCCGAGGACCTGGTGGGCCACGAGCTGCGACAGGCCGCGCAGGACGGCCGGGACACCGGGGACGTCGAACAGCGCTGGTACGCGGCGGGCGGCGCCCCGGCCCCGGAGCGCGCGGGGGCCTCGGAGCCCTCGCCGCGCCGGCTGCGCGCACTCGCCGGGCGGCTGCTGGACGAACTCGCCCTGCTGGACTGCCCGTCGGCCGGCGACGAGCCGACCGGCCTGACCGCGATCCGGGCCGCCTGTCCGCGCTGGCCCGCCCCGAGCACCGAGCCGGTCTCCGTCGGACCCGACCGGCTCCACGCGGCCTGGCTGGGCCGGGCGGCGGGCTGCCTGCTGGGCAAACCGGTCGAGAAGCTGCCGCTGGCCGGCATCCGCGCCCTGGCCCGCGCCACCGGCAACTGGCCGCTCACCACCTGGTTCACGGCCCGGGGGCTGCCCGGTGAGCTGAGCACCGCCTACCCCTGGAACCGCCGCTCGGCACCCACCTCACTGGCGGAGAACATCGACGGGATGCCGGAGGACGACGACCTCAACTTCCCCTTGATGACCGTGCTGTTGCTCCAGAGACACGGACGCGGGTTCAGCACGTCCGACCTCGCGCGGCTGTGGCTCGACGAACTCCCGGCGGGCCGGGTCTTCACCGCCGAGCGCATCGCGTACCGGAATCTGCTCGACGGCATCGAGCCGCCGGACACCGCACGTCACCGCAACCCGTTCCGGGAGTGGATCGGCGCTCAGATCCGGGCCGACGTCCACGGCTGGACGAATCCCGGTGACCCTGGGGCCGCCGCGGAACAGGCCCACCGGGACGCGGTCCTCACCCACACGGCCAACGGGGTGTACGGGGCGATGTTCACCGCCGCCGCCCTGGCGGAGGCGGCGGGCGGCGGGACGGATGTGCACGGCTGTCTGGCAGCGGGGCTGCGTGTGGTGCCGCCCCGGTCCCGGTACGCGCGCGCGGTGCGCCTGGGCATCGGGACGGCGCGCGCCGAACGGGACTTCGACACCGTCGTGGACCGCCTCCACGACGCCTACGGACCCACCCACCACTGGGTGCACGTCCTGCCCAACGCGGCCCTGCTCGCCGCCGCCCTCACCCATGCGGACGGGGACTTCGGCCGCTCGATCGGCTGCGCGGTGTCCGGCGGCTGGGACACCGACTCGAACGGTGCGACCGCCGGCTCTCTCGCGGGCCTGCTGGCCGGGCGGGCCACCGCTCTGCCGGACCACTGGACCGCCCCGCTCAAGAACCGCCTCGCCACATCCGTACCCGGATTCGACTCCGTCGGCTTCGACACCCTCGCGGAACTGACCTGTCAGGAGGTACGCCGCCCATGA
- a CDS encoding HpcH/HpaI aldolase/citrate lyase family protein yields the protein MSGPAVALTWLYVPGDRPDVVRKALGSGADVVIVDLEDAVAPDRKEYARRATAELLSDAVTVDPMAVPVHVRVHGEDDVKALAGLPGLSGIRLPKITHAASVHHVEALAPGVPLYPLLESALAIEHAYSIAGAHHSVRGIALGEADLRADLGVRDDAGLDWPRSRVVIAARAAGLDPPVMSVYPDVRDLSGLRSSCAHGRGLGMLGRSAIHPRQLPVIERAFRPTAREVEAAEQILEASRTEAGAQALPDGRFVDAAVVATAERTLSLARRR from the coding sequence GTGAGCGGCCCGGCGGTGGCTCTGACCTGGCTGTACGTTCCCGGGGACCGGCCCGATGTGGTCCGCAAGGCGCTCGGCTCGGGCGCGGACGTGGTGATCGTCGACCTTGAGGACGCCGTGGCCCCGGACCGTAAGGAGTACGCGCGCCGGGCGACCGCGGAGCTGCTCTCGGATGCGGTCACGGTGGACCCGATGGCGGTGCCGGTCCATGTCCGGGTCCACGGCGAGGACGACGTGAAGGCGCTGGCGGGACTGCCAGGGCTGTCCGGGATACGACTGCCCAAGATCACCCATGCGGCGTCCGTGCATCATGTCGAGGCCCTGGCGCCGGGTGTTCCGCTGTATCCGCTGCTGGAGTCGGCACTGGCGATCGAGCACGCGTACTCGATCGCCGGGGCGCACCACTCCGTGCGGGGCATCGCGTTGGGCGAGGCGGATCTCCGGGCGGATCTCGGGGTCCGGGACGATGCCGGCCTCGACTGGCCGCGCAGCCGTGTGGTGATCGCCGCACGGGCCGCAGGACTCGACCCGCCCGTGATGTCGGTGTACCCCGACGTCCGGGACCTTTCCGGGCTGCGGTCGTCCTGTGCGCACGGGAGGGGTCTCGGCATGCTCGGCCGGTCGGCGATCCATCCCCGGCAGCTGCCGGTCATCGAGCGGGCGTTCCGGCCCACGGCACGGGAGGTCGAGGCGGCGGAGCAGATCCTGGAGGCGTCCCGGACCGAGGCGGGCGCGCAGGCCCTGCCGGACGGGAGGTTCGTCGATGCCGCGGTGGTGGCGACCGCGGAGCGCACGCTCTCACTGGCGCGGCGGCGGTGA
- the lgt gene encoding prolipoprotein diacylglyceryl transferase: MNLAFIPSPSTGVIELGPIPLRGYAFCIIIGVFVAVWFGNKRWIARGGKAGTVADIAVWAVPFGLVGGRLYHVITDYQLYFSDGENWVDAFKIWEGGLGIWGAIALGAVGAWIGCRRRGIPLPAWADALAPGIALAQAIGRWGNWFNQELYGKPTDVPWALEISEGTNRVAGTYHPTFLYESLWCVGVAVLVVWADRRFKLGHGRAFALYVAAYCAGRGWIEYMRVDEAHHVLGLRLNVWTAIIVFVLAVTYIVISAKTRPGREEIVEPAVADLAKDGEKTTDAGSSTDADASADASSPETDSSSEDGAGAPDAQATGSEAGETPQKADRS; the protein is encoded by the coding sequence ATGAACCTTGCCTTCATTCCCAGCCCGTCGACCGGCGTGATCGAGCTCGGCCCGATCCCGCTCCGCGGCTACGCGTTCTGCATCATCATCGGTGTCTTCGTCGCCGTCTGGTTCGGCAACAAGCGCTGGATCGCCAGGGGCGGCAAAGCCGGCACCGTCGCCGACATCGCCGTCTGGGCCGTGCCCTTCGGCCTGGTCGGCGGCAGGCTCTACCACGTGATCACCGACTACCAGCTGTACTTCAGCGACGGTGAGAACTGGGTGGACGCCTTCAAGATCTGGGAGGGCGGCCTCGGTATCTGGGGCGCGATCGCGCTGGGCGCGGTCGGTGCCTGGATCGGCTGCCGACGCCGTGGGATCCCGCTTCCCGCCTGGGCGGACGCGCTGGCCCCCGGTATCGCCCTCGCCCAGGCCATCGGCCGCTGGGGCAACTGGTTCAACCAGGAGCTGTACGGCAAGCCGACGGACGTGCCCTGGGCGCTGGAGATCAGCGAGGGCACGAACCGGGTCGCCGGCACCTACCACCCGACGTTCCTCTACGAGTCCCTGTGGTGCGTCGGCGTCGCTGTCCTGGTCGTCTGGGCGGACCGCCGCTTCAAGCTCGGACACGGCCGTGCCTTCGCGCTCTACGTCGCCGCGTACTGCGCCGGCCGCGGCTGGATCGAATACATGCGCGTCGACGAGGCGCACCACGTGCTGGGCCTCCGGCTCAACGTGTGGACGGCGATCATCGTGTTCGTGCTCGCGGTGACGTACATCGTGATCTCGGCGAAGACGCGCCCGGGCCGCGAAGAGATCGTCGAGCCCGCCGTGGCGGACCTGGCCAAGGACGGCGAGAAGACCACGGACGCAGGCTCCTCCACGGACGCCGACGCCTCCGCCGACGCCTCTTCCCCGGAAACCGATTCCTCCTCGGAGGACGGCGCCGGTGCCCCGGACGCGCAGGCGACGGGGTCGGAGGCCGGCGAGACCCCCCAGAAGGCCGACAGGAGCTGA
- the rbsK gene encoding ribokinase yields the protein MTAIVVLGSTNMDLVAYVARAPWHGETVTGREFRTVPGGKGANQAVAAARAGGDVVMIGAVGTDEYGSLLRTNLEHSGVDTDLLHTVAGPSGTAHIVVDDEGANSIVVVPGANGSVTTLGPGEKAAVAAAGLLLLQLELPMAAVTEAARTAKARGVRTILTPSPVQPLPSDLLDAVGLLIPNEHEATALTGCDEPHAAAQILLREVPEVVITLGRKGCLYAARGGEPVLFPAPEVTAVDTTGAGDTFVGTLAVALGEGRSVPEAVAWASSAAALCVQKPGASTSMPYRREIDAA from the coding sequence ATGACGGCGATCGTGGTGCTCGGCAGCACCAACATGGACCTGGTCGCCTACGTCGCCCGGGCACCCTGGCACGGGGAGACCGTCACAGGACGGGAGTTCCGGACCGTCCCCGGGGGCAAGGGGGCCAACCAGGCCGTCGCCGCGGCGCGCGCCGGAGGCGACGTCGTGATGATCGGTGCGGTCGGGACCGACGAATACGGCTCGCTGCTCCGGACGAATCTTGAGCACTCCGGCGTGGACACGGATCTGCTTCACACCGTCGCGGGGCCCAGCGGCACCGCGCACATCGTCGTGGACGACGAGGGGGCCAACTCGATCGTGGTGGTCCCCGGCGCGAACGGTTCGGTGACCACGCTCGGCCCCGGCGAGAAGGCGGCCGTCGCGGCCGCGGGTCTGCTGCTCCTGCAACTGGAACTCCCGATGGCCGCCGTGACCGAAGCGGCGCGCACGGCGAAGGCACGAGGGGTCAGGACCATCCTCACCCCCTCCCCCGTGCAGCCGCTGCCGTCCGACCTCCTGGACGCCGTCGGCCTGCTCATCCCCAACGAGCACGAGGCCACGGCGCTCACCGGCTGCGACGAACCGCACGCGGCCGCGCAGATCCTGCTCCGGGAGGTCCCCGAGGTCGTGATCACACTCGGCCGGAAGGGCTGCCTGTACGCGGCCCGGGGCGGCGAACCCGTCCTCTTCCCGGCCCCCGAGGTCACCGCCGTCGACACGACCGGCGCCGGGGACACCTTCGTCGGCACGCTCGCCGTGGCGCTCGGCGAGGGCCGGTCCGTGCCGGAGGCGGTGGCCTGGGCGTCCTCGGCCGCCGCTCTCTGCGTGCAGAAGCCCGGCGCCTCCACTTCCATGCCCTATCGCAGAGAGATCGATGCCGCATGA
- a CDS encoding ADP-ribosylglycohydrolase family protein yields MELMADGPAAGTGDRARGALLGLAVGDALGAPAENLRPSEIRRRWGRIEGFVSDDPAGTDDTEYAIFSGLLLARHGSALTVSHVERAWHHWIADLDEGPFRGAGFSERGTLENLRRGLAAPISAQHRHAWSDGLAMRAAPFGVFAAGRPAEAARLVAVDGRVSHDGEGIYGGQAVAAGVAAAMVGAGLASVIAAALSVVPMDSWTARSLRRAVSAAQRPYPDRLAAERAVRSAVVIGGYPWTDLAPEAVGLAFGALTAARGDFRTAVLTAVNMGRDADTTAAVAGALAGALHGASAIPRDWAAAIGPVRGSCLPSMRGYHVLDIAELLTPDDGEDAPEEQPAPDGEPAPAPRSPQHGALGAPPSGGRHPGAPRHAPVSTGPVAPASGARSDAR; encoded by the coding sequence ATGGAGCTCATGGCGGACGGTCCGGCGGCGGGCACGGGTGACCGGGCCCGGGGGGCGTTGCTGGGGCTCGCGGTGGGGGACGCGCTCGGCGCCCCTGCGGAGAACCTGCGCCCGTCCGAGATCCGCCGCCGCTGGGGCCGCATCGAGGGCTTCGTCAGCGACGATCCGGCCGGGACCGACGACACCGAGTACGCGATCTTCTCCGGGCTCCTGCTGGCCAGGCACGGCTCGGCACTCACCGTCTCGCACGTCGAGCGGGCCTGGCACCACTGGATCGCCGATCTGGACGAGGGCCCGTTCCGGGGTGCCGGCTTCAGCGAGCGCGGCACGCTGGAGAACCTGCGGCGCGGTCTCGCCGCCCCGATCTCGGCCCAGCACCGGCACGCCTGGAGCGACGGTCTCGCGATGCGGGCGGCGCCGTTCGGGGTCTTCGCGGCGGGCCGGCCGGCCGAGGCCGCCCGTCTGGTGGCGGTGGACGGGCGGGTGAGCCATGACGGCGAGGGCATCTACGGCGGGCAGGCGGTCGCGGCGGGGGTGGCGGCCGCGATGGTGGGGGCGGGGCTCGCCTCCGTGATCGCCGCCGCGCTCTCGGTCGTACCGATGGACTCCTGGACGGCCCGGTCGCTGCGCCGTGCGGTCTCGGCGGCGCAGCGACCGTATCCGGACCGGCTGGCCGCGGAACGCGCGGTGCGCTCAGCCGTGGTGATCGGCGGCTACCCGTGGACGGATCTGGCGCCGGAGGCGGTGGGCCTGGCCTTCGGCGCCCTGACGGCGGCGCGCGGTGATTTCCGTACGGCGGTGCTCACGGCCGTGAACATGGGCCGGGACGCCGACACCACGGCCGCCGTGGCGGGGGCGCTGGCCGGCGCTCTGCACGGGGCGTCGGCGATCCCCCGGGACTGGGCGGCGGCGATCGGCCCGGTACGGGGCAGCTGCCTGCCGTCCATGCGGGGATATCACGTGCTGGACATCGCGGAGCTGCTGACGCCGGACGACGGGGAGGACGCTCCGGAGGAGCAGCCCGCCCCGGACGGGGAGCCCGCCCCGGCGCCCCGCTCCCCGCAGCACGGGGCCCTCGGCGCCCCTCCGTCCGGCGGGCGGCACCCCGGCGCCCCGCGGCACGCACCGGTATCCACGGGACCGGTCGCTCCGGCCTCCGGCGCCCGTTCGGATGCCCGGTGA
- a CDS encoding CaiB/BaiF CoA transferase family protein, with protein sequence MTAAAPTTPPLAGLRVLDLATLFAGPLAATMLGDFGAEVIKVEHPLKPDPSRGHGPSKDGIGLWWKLLGRNKRTLTLDLSAPGGRDVLLRLAADTDVIIENFRPGTLERWGLGWEELRAVNPRLVLARVTGFGQNGPYAHRPGFGTLAEAMSGFAAVTGEPDGPPTLPPFGLADSIAALATAYAVMTALAGRDRTGAGQVVDMAIIEPILTVLGPQPLWYDQLGYVQPRTGNRSRNNAPRNTYRTADGHWVAVSTSAQSVAERVMRLVGRPELIEEPWFSAGSTRAEHADELDEAVGHWIARRTREEAVDAFEKAEAAIAPIHDVRDVMEDPQYRALGTITEVDDPELGPLRMQNVLFRLSETPGAIRWAGRPHGADTDEILAEAGLSAPAVAALRDEGAL encoded by the coding sequence ATGACCGCAGCCGCTCCCACGACACCGCCGCTCGCCGGTCTGAGGGTCCTGGACCTCGCAACGCTCTTCGCCGGGCCGCTCGCGGCCACCATGCTCGGGGACTTCGGGGCCGAGGTCATCAAGGTCGAGCACCCTCTGAAGCCGGATCCCTCGCGCGGGCACGGCCCCTCGAAGGACGGGATCGGCCTGTGGTGGAAGCTGCTCGGCCGCAACAAGCGCACGCTGACGCTCGACCTGTCCGCACCCGGCGGCCGGGACGTCCTGCTGCGGCTGGCCGCCGACACCGATGTGATCATCGAGAACTTCCGGCCGGGCACCCTGGAACGCTGGGGACTGGGCTGGGAGGAACTGCGCGCCGTCAACCCACGGCTGGTGCTGGCCCGGGTCACGGGCTTCGGCCAGAACGGGCCGTACGCCCACCGGCCCGGCTTCGGCACGCTCGCCGAGGCGATGAGCGGCTTCGCCGCCGTCACCGGGGAGCCGGACGGGCCGCCGACGCTGCCGCCGTTCGGGCTCGCCGACTCGATCGCCGCTCTCGCCACGGCGTACGCCGTGATGACGGCACTGGCCGGACGTGACCGCACCGGGGCCGGGCAGGTGGTGGACATGGCGATCATCGAGCCGATCCTGACCGTGCTGGGGCCGCAGCCGCTCTGGTACGACCAGCTCGGCTACGTCCAGCCGCGCACGGGAAACCGCTCCCGTAACAACGCCCCGCGCAACACCTACCGCACCGCCGACGGCCACTGGGTCGCCGTCTCGACCTCCGCGCAGTCGGTCGCGGAGCGCGTGATGCGTCTGGTGGGGCGTCCGGAGCTGATCGAGGAGCCGTGGTTCTCCGCGGGGAGCACCCGCGCGGAACACGCCGACGAGCTCGACGAGGCGGTGGGCCACTGGATCGCCCGGCGCACCAGGGAGGAGGCGGTGGACGCGTTCGAGAAGGCCGAGGCGGCCATCGCGCCGATCCACGACGTGCGGGACGTGATGGAGGATCCCCAGTACCGGGCGCTGGGCACGATCACCGAGGTCGACGATCCGGAGCTGGGCCCCCTGCGGATGCAGAACGTGCTGTTCCGGCTCTCGGAGACACCGGGGGCGATCCGCTGGGCAGGCCGGCCGCACGGGGCGGACACGGACGAGATCCTCGCGGAGGCAGGCCTCTCCGCGCCGGCGGTCGCGGCGCTCCGGGACGAGGGCGCGCTGTGA
- a CDS encoding ADP-ribosylglycohydrolase family protein, with amino-acid sequence MTHKTSEPSVAGTTTTTPTLDERITGALVGAAVGDALGGPVEGWSPEQISERHGGRVTGIVGPWYGDDWRTARPIAPYHKGDGHVTDDTLMTHALVRVYETVRGHLDAYAVADHLVPDLMSRPRWIPELEAEALPLQRIFLAEKWIVTRLHYGHADPREAGSGNIVNCGAAMYMAPVGLVNAAHPEAAYAEALDVAGAHQSSYGREAAGVLAAAVAAACAPDASPASVVESALALAKDGTREAIESVCEVASRYTDFESALVPLRAAVAPFDTVGPRYRDPSLGARRPSRLHSVEELPVALGMLLVGDGDYRHTVLGSVNYGRDCDSIATMSGALAGALHGERPIPETWVKTVAEASRLDLHAPARALAEVAREIFVRDTKRRRAHEAAFAVLTGDGR; translated from the coding sequence ATGACACACAAAACATCCGAACCGTCCGTGGCCGGCACGACCACCACGACGCCCACCCTGGATGAACGCATCACCGGAGCCCTCGTCGGCGCGGCCGTGGGGGACGCCCTCGGCGGCCCCGTCGAGGGCTGGAGCCCCGAGCAGATCAGCGAGCGTCACGGCGGCCGGGTGACCGGCATCGTCGGGCCCTGGTACGGCGACGACTGGCGCACCGCACGCCCCATCGCCCCGTACCACAAGGGCGACGGACACGTCACCGACGACACCCTCATGACCCATGCGCTGGTCCGGGTGTACGAGACGGTGCGGGGCCATCTCGACGCGTACGCCGTCGCGGACCACCTCGTGCCTGATCTGATGTCACGGCCCCGGTGGATCCCGGAACTGGAGGCCGAGGCGCTCCCCCTCCAGCGGATCTTCCTGGCGGAGAAGTGGATCGTCACGCGGCTGCACTACGGGCACGCCGACCCCCGCGAGGCCGGCTCGGGAAACATCGTCAACTGCGGGGCGGCGATGTACATGGCCCCGGTCGGCCTGGTGAACGCCGCCCACCCGGAGGCGGCGTACGCGGAGGCGCTGGATGTCGCGGGCGCCCACCAGTCCTCGTACGGGCGGGAGGCGGCCGGGGTGCTGGCCGCGGCCGTCGCCGCCGCGTGCGCCCCGGACGCCAGCCCCGCCTCCGTCGTCGAGAGCGCACTGGCCCTCGCCAAGGACGGCACCCGGGAAGCGATCGAGTCGGTGTGCGAAGTGGCCTCCCGATACACCGACTTCGAGTCCGCCCTGGTGCCGCTGAGAGCCGCCGTCGCCCCCTTCGACACGGTGGGGCCCCGCTACCGCGACCCCTCGCTCGGGGCCCGGCGGCCCTCCCGGCTGCACTCCGTCGAGGAACTTCCGGTCGCACTCGGCATGCTGCTCGTCGGCGACGGCGACTACCGGCACACGGTGCTCGGCTCGGTGAACTACGGCCGCGACTGCGACTCGATCGCCACGATGAGCGGCGCGCTCGCGGGTGCGCTCCACGGCGAGCGGCCGATCCCCGAGACGTGGGTGAAGACGGTCGCCGAGGCCAGCCGCCTCGATCTGCACGCCCCGGCCCGGGCACTCGCGGAAGTGGCCCGCGAGATCTTCGTACGGGACACGAAGCGGCGCCGCGCGCACGAGGCGGCGTTCGCCGTGCTGACGGGCGACGGGCGGTGA
- the trpA gene encoding tryptophan synthase subunit alpha has translation MSGNRELLEATLAEAASEDRAALIAYLPGGFPTVDGGIAAIKAAVDGGADVIEVGLPHSDPVLDGPVIQTADDIALRGGVKIADIMRTVREAHEATGAPILVMTYWNPIDRYGVERFTAELADAGGAGCILPDLPVQESGLWREHAEKHGLATVFVVAPSSKDARLATITAAGSGFVYAASLMGVTGTRESVGQQAEDLVRRTRATTDLPVCVGIGVSTAEHARQVAGFADGVIVGSAFVKRMLDAPDEAAGLAAVRALAGELAEGVRKR, from the coding sequence GTGAGCGGCAACCGAGAGCTTCTCGAAGCGACGCTGGCCGAGGCGGCTTCCGAGGACCGGGCGGCGCTCATCGCCTACCTGCCCGGAGGCTTCCCGACCGTCGACGGCGGCATCGCGGCGATCAAGGCAGCCGTGGACGGCGGCGCCGACGTCATCGAGGTGGGCCTCCCGCACAGCGACCCGGTGCTCGACGGGCCGGTCATCCAGACGGCCGACGACATCGCGCTGCGCGGCGGGGTCAAGATCGCCGACATCATGCGCACGGTCCGTGAGGCGCACGAGGCGACGGGCGCGCCGATCCTCGTCATGACGTACTGGAACCCCATCGACCGCTACGGCGTGGAGCGCTTCACGGCCGAGCTCGCCGACGCGGGCGGCGCCGGGTGCATCCTGCCCGACCTGCCCGTCCAGGAGTCCGGGCTGTGGAGGGAGCACGCCGAGAAGCACGGTCTCGCCACCGTCTTCGTCGTCGCCCCGAGCAGCAAGGACGCACGGCTCGCCACCATCACGGCCGCCGGCTCCGGCTTCGTCTACGCAGCCTCGCTGATGGGTGTCACCGGCACCCGCGAATCGGTCGGCCAGCAGGCCGAGGACCTGGTGCGGCGCACCCGCGCCACCACGGACCTGCCGGTCTGCGTGGGCATCGGCGTATCCACCGCCGAGCACGCCCGGCAGGTCGCGGGCTTCGCCGACGGGGTGATCGTCGGCTCGGCCTTCGTCAAGCGGATGCTGGACGCGCCGGACGAGGCAGCGGGTCTCGCCGCGGTCCGCGCGCTCGCGGGCGAGCTGGCCGAAGGCGTTCGAAAGCGCTGA
- a CDS encoding ADP-ribosylglycohydrolase family protein: MPTAPAESVPQGAPAAPAESASHVAIRITAEPAAPDAGGGRAAPDRRARIEGLLLGLAAGDAAGWPAARHRAARMPEWTRRLTRELDTFAEQNATTTLPVPIALNQPPEPLRLGPSDDAEWAAFAARTVLAAAADHAPDLSPGRRMRDAVDRSWNALAAKVAAASARASEVESAVLPLRARISVRAGLGNLAAGLRPPATGHDNPHYFDDAACVRAAVLAVVHPGDPAAAAGLAEFDARYTQDGDGVHGARAVAAAIALALAGADVDTAVNAALDQLPEGTEIARNAVHAVRLAREFADEAAGAFALVPVLEHQIVDHVYSYGIAAAETVPVALALATAARGEFAQAVPAAACLSRVADSAPALAGALTGALGGAATVPSGWREACRTLAGCALPRLAGTDLIELAGLLAATEPVTPGGQFRHDTQNIRTVRGRHDHHDAHPG; this comes from the coding sequence ATGCCCACGGCACCGGCGGAGTCCGTCCCTCAGGGCGCGCCCGCCGCACCGGCGGAGTCCGCCTCGCACGTGGCCATCCGGATCACCGCCGAACCGGCGGCCCCGGACGCCGGGGGAGGGCGCGCCGCACCGGACAGGCGGGCCAGGATCGAGGGGCTGCTGCTCGGGCTGGCCGCCGGCGACGCCGCCGGGTGGCCGGCCGCGCGGCACAGGGCCGCGCGGATGCCGGAGTGGACGAGGCGGCTCACCCGGGAGCTGGACACCTTCGCGGAGCAGAACGCGACGACGACGCTGCCCGTGCCGATCGCCCTCAACCAGCCGCCGGAACCGCTGAGGCTCGGCCCGTCCGACGACGCCGAGTGGGCCGCGTTCGCCGCCCGGACCGTGCTCGCCGCCGCAGCCGACCACGCGCCGGACCTCTCCCCCGGCCGGCGGATGCGGGACGCGGTGGACCGGTCGTGGAACGCGCTCGCCGCGAAGGTCGCCGCCGCGAGTGCCCGGGCGTCCGAGGTCGAGTCGGCCGTCCTTCCGCTCCGGGCCCGGATCTCCGTACGGGCCGGGCTCGGCAATCTGGCCGCCGGGCTGCGCCCTCCCGCCACCGGCCACGACAATCCGCACTACTTCGACGACGCGGCCTGTGTGCGTGCCGCGGTGCTCGCCGTCGTACACCCCGGTGACCCCGCGGCGGCGGCCGGGCTCGCCGAGTTCGACGCCCGGTACACCCAGGACGGTGACGGGGTGCACGGCGCCCGCGCCGTGGCCGCCGCGATCGCGCTGGCCCTGGCCGGGGCGGACGTGGACACGGCGGTGAACGCCGCGCTCGACCAGCTGCCCGAGGGAACCGAGATCGCCCGCAACGCCGTGCACGCCGTGCGCCTGGCCCGGGAGTTCGCGGACGAGGCCGCGGGCGCCTTCGCCCTCGTCCCCGTGCTGGAGCATCAGATCGTGGACCACGTCTACAGCTACGGGATCGCCGCGGCCGAGACCGTGCCCGTCGCCCTGGCCCTTGCGACCGCGGCCCGGGGCGAGTTCGCCCAGGCCGTCCCCGCCGCCGCCTGCCTGTCGCGGGTCGCGGACTCGGCGCCCGCGCTCGCCGGTGCCCTGACCGGGGCGCTCGGCGGGGCGGCGACCGTGCCCTCGGGCTGGCGGGAGGCCTGCCGGACGCTCGCCGGGTGTGCGCTGCCCCGGCTGGCCGGCACGGACCTCATCGAACTCGCCGGGCTGCTGGCAGCCACGGAACCGGTCACCCCGGGTGGACAATTCCGGCATGACACACAAAACATCCGAACCGTCCGTGGCCGGCACGACCACCACGACGCCCACCCTGGATGA
- a CDS encoding thioredoxin domain-containing protein has product MSEKNQDRRRAARDRLAQQREQDRARERRRRTLIVSTAVVGVLALAAVIGVIAANAGKNDEDSEAGPAVTPSGAMGEDGLALQVGADDAPSTLTIWEDFRCPVCAQFENAFRDTITELADSGQLKVEYHLATIIDGNLGGSGSLRAANAAACAQDVGKFAPYHDVLYRNQPAETDDTFGDNGKLIELAGKVDGLDTPAFRSCVEDGTHDSWVEKSNKAFTEGGFEGTPTALLNGDSIFPKKGAEQISVANLKKWVAEANKGKKPATPGATP; this is encoded by the coding sequence GTGAGCGAGAAGAACCAAGACCGAAGAAGAGCCGCGCGTGACCGGCTCGCCCAGCAGCGTGAGCAGGACCGGGCACGGGAGCGCCGACGCCGCACGCTGATCGTCTCGACCGCCGTGGTGGGGGTGCTCGCGCTGGCCGCCGTGATCGGCGTGATCGCCGCCAACGCGGGCAAGAACGACGAGGACAGCGAGGCGGGTCCGGCCGTCACCCCTTCCGGGGCGATGGGGGAGGACGGGCTCGCCCTCCAGGTCGGAGCCGACGACGCGCCGTCCACGCTCACGATCTGGGAGGACTTCCGCTGCCCGGTCTGCGCCCAGTTCGAGAACGCCTTCCGCGACACGATCACGGAGCTCGCGGACAGCGGCCAGCTCAAGGTGGAGTACCACCTCGCCACGATCATCGACGGCAATCTCGGCGGCAGCGGGTCGCTTCGCGCGGCCAACGCGGCCGCCTGCGCCCAGGACGTGGGCAAGTTCGCCCCGTACCACGACGTCCTCTACCGCAATCAGCCCGCGGAGACGGACGACACCTTCGGTGACAACGGCAAGCTGATCGAGCTGGCCGGCAAGGTGGACGGCCTGGACACGCCCGCCTTCCGCAGCTGTGTGGAGGACGGCACACACGACAGCTGGGTCGAGAAGTCCAACAAGGCGTTCACCGAGGGCGGGTTCGAGGGCACGCCGACGGCGTTGCTCAACGGCGACTCGATCTTCCCGAAGAAGGGGGCCGAGCAGATCTCCGTAGCCAACCTCAAGAAGTGGGTCGCGGAGGCGAACAAGGGCAAGAAACCGGCCACCCCCGGGGCCACGCCATAG